Proteins found in one Mytilus edulis chromosome 2, xbMytEdul2.2, whole genome shotgun sequence genomic segment:
- the LOC139511054 gene encoding uncharacterized protein: MTEVNSLALKAQVPKTCNMCEETIEVKYRCLECNFILCERCRRFHEKIKTIDFHHIINIKDDNVSLTKLFHIPILPCLLHKEENCVLYCLDCEETACTACISIKHQKHTLENLKAYYLTKTSEIENGKDRIELSILPSLTRRLKRLEHLIIFHTHKYEKAKQKIYKWEKYMKDSIANVLEKQREELIQRLDINFTETKETILPEISKLKKAKSEIEDILINIDTVMSCGDVKRVNDVRGSLHSQLVEIKSHTALKIRTKIGNFCEKEIGALPLLGEIKFKDIFQMKLVSCIQTKLTCIDKIVSLEGGLVLLRNLENNMIHEIEIDSTKNTFNELDNFELDVKDISALNSGDIIFISPDKSDIRTITSKLIDSNPRKDFFDSTTFYQTHPQIPTAIHVSPDNNIIICTVEPSRESIPMDEPCHVEIYILTSLGKQISHFEFNRDLFCFPDKISSIDEMICIADSISDYSSRVVTLNKSGEVKWIYGDTSTSVIISDMVHTPLGNLVILQVCQSKLQVLDPDGGRLRILDLTNLNITHPYCLSIYNDNYILVGCGANDSNLHILEYIES, translated from the coding sequence ATGACTGAAGTAAATTCTTTAGCTTTGAAAGCGCAGGTTCCAAAAACATGCAACATGTGCGAAGAAACAATAGAAGTTAAATATAGATGCTTAGAGTGTAATTTCATTTTGTGCGAGAGATGTCGGCGTTTTCATGAAAAGATAAAGACGATAGACTTTCATCACATTATCAATATCAAAGATGACAATGTATCTTTAACGAAGTTGTTCCATATTCCAATTCTTCCATGTTTGTTACATAAAGAAGAAAACTGTGTACTGTATTGTCTGGATTGTGAGGAAACAGCCTGTACAGCGTGTATATCAATCAAACATCAAAAACATacattagaaaatttaaaagccTACTATTTGACAAAAACATCAGAAATAGAAAATGGTAAAGACAGAATTGAATTAAGTATACTTCCAAGTCTCACCAGAAGGTTGAAACGTCTTGAACATCTAATTATTTTTCATACACACAAGTATGAAAAGGCAAAGCAGAAAATTTACAAATGGGAAAAATACATGAAAGATTCAATAGCCAACGTATTGGAAAAGCAGAGAGAGGAATTGATTCAAAGACTAGATATAAATTTCACTGAAACCAAAGAAACCATTTTGCCAGAAATATCAAAACTGAAGAAAGCTAAAAGTGAAATAGAGGATATTCTTATCAACATTGATACAGTCATGTCGTGTGGTGACGTTAAAAGAGTCAACGATGTTAGAGGATCACTACATTCACAGCTTGTGGAGATTAAAAGTCATACGGCTTTGAAGATTCGAACCAAAATAGGTAACTTCTGTGAAAAGGAAATAGGGGCCTTGCCATTATTAGGAGAAATAAAATTTAAGGACATATTTCAGATGAAACTTGTATCGTGTATCCAAACGAAATTAACTTGTATAGACAAAATTGTATCATTAGAAGGTGGTTTAGTCTTGTTAAgaaatttagaaaacaatatGATTCATGAAATAGAAATAGATAGCACCAAGAATACATTTAACGAACTTGACAATTTTGAATTGGATGTTAAAGACATTTCAGCTCTTAATTCCGGtgatataatatttatttcaccAGACAAATCCGACATTAGAACTATCACATCAAAACTTATCGATTCCAATCCTCGAAAAGACTTCTTTGACTCAACGACATTTTATCAAACACATCCACAAATTCCGACAGCTATTCATGTTTCACCAGACAATAACATAATTATATGCACAGTCGAGCCTAGTCGAGAATCAATTCCAATGGATGAACCATGTCATGTTGAGATATACATTCTGACATCATTGGGAAAACAAATCTCACATTTCGAGTTTAATAGAGATTTGTTCTGTTTTCCGGATAAGATAAGTTCCATCGATGAAATGATCTGTATAGCTGACTCGATTTCTGACTATTCCAGTCGAGTGGTAACACTAAACAAATCAGGGGAAGTAAAATGGATATACGGTGATACCAGCACGTCGGTCATTATATCTGATATGGTACATACACCCCTCGGTAACCTTGTAATTTTACAAGTATGCCAGAGTAAACTTCAAGTTCTAGACCCTGATGGTGGACGTCTCCGTATATTAGATTTGACCAATCTTAATATAACTCATCCCTACTGCCTAAGTATTTACAACGACAATTATATACTTGTTGGCTGTGGAGCAAACGACAGCAACCTTCATATTCTTGAATACATTGAATCTTAA